From one Acidobacteriota bacterium genomic stretch:
- a CDS encoding dihydroorotate dehydrogenase, whose protein sequence is MPSTGSKGQFSPRIDVNIAGIHFENPVLTASGTFGYGQEFAHLIDLNQLGGICVKGISADPMEGNPSPRIYETEAGMLNAIGLQNVGAERFLKEKLPFLRTLRTRCIVNVFGYSTEDYVRAIEILNEGEGIHGYELNISCPNTRCGGMVYGNDPRLTAEVVAASKKASRYPLIVKLSPNVTDITELACASEAAGADALSLVNTFVGMAIDVETCTPRISNVTGGLSGPAIKPLAVRMVYQTYRAVKIPIIGIGGIATAEDALEFIIAGARAVQIGTANFYAPETALRVADGIRDYCRRKRTHLTDLVGTLKVPHAGAGVLAAPHAG, encoded by the coding sequence ATGCCATCCACTGGCAGTAAAGGGCAGTTCTCGCCGCGCATCGACGTCAACATCGCCGGGATTCATTTTGAGAACCCGGTCCTGACGGCCAGTGGCACTTTCGGCTACGGCCAGGAATTTGCCCACTTAATTGACCTGAACCAACTTGGCGGGATTTGTGTGAAGGGCATCTCCGCCGATCCTATGGAGGGCAACCCTTCGCCGCGAATTTATGAAACTGAAGCAGGAATGCTGAACGCTATCGGCCTCCAGAACGTGGGCGCCGAAAGGTTCCTGAAGGAGAAGCTTCCCTTCCTCCGCACGCTGCGTACGCGCTGCATCGTGAACGTCTTCGGCTATTCAACCGAAGATTACGTCCGCGCCATCGAGATCCTGAACGAAGGCGAAGGCATCCACGGCTACGAGCTCAATATCTCCTGCCCCAACACGCGTTGCGGCGGAATGGTCTACGGAAACGATCCGCGCCTGACCGCAGAAGTGGTTGCCGCCAGCAAGAAGGCGTCGCGGTATCCGCTGATCGTGAAGCTCTCGCCCAACGTCACGGACATCACCGAGCTTGCGTGCGCCTCCGAGGCCGCAGGGGCCGACGCGCTCTCGCTGGTCAACACCTTTGTCGGGATGGCTATCGATGTTGAAACCTGCACGCCGCGCATTTCAAACGTCACCGGAGGGCTTTCCGGCCCGGCCATCAAGCCGCTCGCTGTGCGCATGGTCTACCAGACGTACCGTGCCGTTAAGATTCCCATCATCGGCATCGGAGGCATCGCCACCGCAGAAGACGCACTGGAGTTCATCATCGCCGGCGCCCGCGCCGTCCAGATCGGCACCGCCAACTTCTACGCGCCGGAAACCGCCCTGCGCGTCGCTGATGGTATTCGCGATTACTGCCGCCGCAAGCGAACTCATCTTACGGACCTCGTTGGCACGCTGAAGGTCCCACACGCAGGGGCTGGCGTCCTGGCGGCTCCTCACGCAGGGTGA
- a CDS encoding dihydroorotate dehydrogenase electron transfer subunit: MTFCLTVGSVRMGKMHNVIAEVVENRPLIGGHFLLDLYAPRQAQATRPGQFAMVRLLDHSDVLLRRPMSIFDVRPRAAAGQTPGNGAAPEIIQLLYKIVGRGTRLMALLKPGDQVELLAPLGHGFFEEEYLPIARASDEVLHVAGGIGIAALLLPSRQVAKAGLRQRLFFGGRTRDDLVGTEDFENYVGEIVLATENGSTGHKGFVTLPLEKYLAGHQERKFLLMACGPWAMLRATVALAERYGHPCLVSMENRMGCGLGVCLGCSIRVEGTGHAAYERVCTEGPVFCAEHVIWEKEEIPKI, from the coding sequence ATGACATTCTGCCTCACCGTGGGTTCTGTTAGAATGGGGAAGATGCACAATGTCATTGCGGAAGTGGTTGAGAACCGGCCGTTGATCGGCGGCCATTTCCTTCTGGATCTATATGCTCCGCGCCAGGCACAGGCCACACGGCCCGGGCAGTTCGCCATGGTCCGCCTGCTGGACCACTCTGACGTGCTGCTGCGCCGTCCCATGAGCATTTTTGATGTCAGGCCCCGTGCGGCAGCAGGCCAGACGCCCGGAAACGGCGCTGCGCCGGAAATCATTCAGCTTCTCTACAAAATCGTGGGACGCGGAACACGCCTGATGGCTCTGCTCAAGCCCGGCGACCAGGTGGAACTGCTGGCCCCGCTGGGCCACGGTTTTTTCGAGGAAGAGTACCTGCCCATCGCCCGGGCCTCTGATGAAGTTCTGCACGTCGCAGGCGGCATTGGGATTGCCGCGCTGTTGCTCCCCTCGCGACAAGTGGCAAAGGCCGGTCTTCGTCAGCGGCTTTTTTTCGGAGGCCGCACGCGAGACGACCTGGTGGGCACGGAGGATTTTGAGAATTACGTCGGGGAAATAGTCCTCGCCACCGAAAACGGCTCAACAGGTCACAAGGGATTTGTGACCCTACCACTTGAAAAATATCTTGCCGGCCATCAGGAAAGAAAGTTCCTACTGATGGCCTGCGGCCCCTGGGCCATGCTGCGCGCCACGGTCGCTCTTGCGGAGCGGTATGGCCATCCCTGCCTGGTCTCGATGGAGAACCGCATGGGATGCGGCCTCGGCGTTTGCCTGGGATGCTCGATTCGCGTGGAAGGAACAGGCCACGCCGCATACGAACGTGTCTGCACCGAAGGCCCGGTGTTTTGCGCGGAGCACGTGATCTGGGAGAAGGAAGAAATCCCTAAAATTTAA
- a CDS encoding aldo/keto reductase, whose product MLIDGHATPEGTARYCQRHADRLPGHYRQSRGLWLSSIGLGTYLGDPTDAVDKQYTQAVLQVARAGVNVFDTAVNYRHMHSERAIGRAVSELISSGAIQRDEFLLATKGGFLGYDSKEPDDPSAYFQARLVRTGLVKPEEIVAGCHTLSPRYLDHQIDVSRGNLGVGAIDLYYLHNPETQLREVSHEEFLRRLRLAIVVLEQAVADGKIRMYGTATWNGFRVQPGSQEAISLEEILGVAREVGGQNHHFGAIQLPFNIAMPEALAANTQASNGRLVPPLQIAREHGLIVFSSATLLQGHLSKGLPAGIVQSIPGFATDAQRAIQFVRSTPGITCALVGMSRHEHLEENLAAALRPPLSLADYRKMFQK is encoded by the coding sequence ATGTTAATTGATGGACACGCAACTCCGGAGGGAACTGCGCGCTATTGTCAGCGGCACGCCGATCGTCTGCCCGGGCATTACCGGCAATCACGGGGACTCTGGCTCAGTTCCATCGGCCTTGGAACCTACCTGGGCGACCCGACAGATGCAGTCGACAAACAATACACCCAGGCCGTTTTGCAAGTGGCCCGTGCCGGCGTGAACGTCTTCGACACCGCGGTCAATTACCGCCACATGCACAGCGAGCGCGCCATCGGGCGAGCGGTTTCGGAATTAATTTCGTCAGGCGCGATCCAGCGCGATGAATTCCTGCTGGCAACCAAAGGCGGCTTTCTCGGCTACGACAGCAAGGAACCCGATGATCCCTCCGCATACTTCCAGGCGCGGCTTGTTCGGACCGGCCTGGTCAAGCCGGAAGAAATCGTCGCCGGCTGCCACACGCTTTCGCCGCGATACCTGGATCATCAGATTGACGTGAGTCGTGGAAACCTTGGCGTTGGAGCGATTGACCTCTACTACCTCCACAATCCCGAAACGCAACTCCGCGAGGTTTCACACGAGGAGTTCCTGCGGCGCCTGCGCCTGGCCATCGTCGTCCTGGAGCAAGCCGTTGCAGACGGCAAGATTCGCATGTACGGCACAGCAACGTGGAACGGTTTTCGGGTTCAGCCAGGCTCTCAGGAAGCCATCTCGCTCGAAGAGATTCTCGGTGTGGCGCGAGAGGTGGGAGGGCAGAATCATCATTTCGGCGCCATTCAGCTTCCCTTCAACATCGCCATGCCGGAGGCCCTGGCCGCGAACACGCAGGCTTCAAATGGCCGCCTGGTTCCGCCACTCCAGATCGCTCGCGAGCATGGCCTGATAGTTTTTTCCAGCGCCACCCTGCTGCAGGGCCATCTCTCAAAGGGATTGCCAGCCGGCATCGTGCAGTCGATCCCGGGCTTTGCTACGGATGCTCAACGGGCCATCCAGTTTGTCCGGTCCACTCCGGGGATCACCTGCGCCCTAGTAGGCATGAGCAGGCATGAGCACCTGGAGGAGAACCTTGCCGCGGCCTTGCGGCCGCCGCTTTCACTCGCCGATTATCGCAAGATGTTTCAGAAGTGA
- a CDS encoding methyltransferase domain-containing protein: MRAALLNLLACPHCLGELELHVTSTANDKIDEGSLGCRDCRAEYPVLGGIPRFVPDPAYARSFSFEWRQWRRTQFDTAARNDSLATFTASTGYSPADLAGKTVLEAGCGAGRYMDLLARAGAQVIGIDMSQAIEVAQENLGHLPNCHFVQGDLMRPPFRMRAFDFVYSIGVLHHTPSTRKAFSGLVPLLKDGGEISVWVYPLRRLSETFRRFPDRVNQVLSVDSNFTIPTSRQATVKRFAGTIDWLMEASNRFQRAFTTRLPARLLFVLCHAAIPLYYLYRLPLFYPLRLVTKIAMHPDPEWRVLDTFDWYSPRYQWKHTFSELEEWFREAGLTQITIMPRPVAVRGRRPDIP; encoded by the coding sequence ATGCGCGCCGCACTCCTTAATCTCCTTGCCTGCCCTCACTGCCTCGGTGAGCTTGAATTGCACGTAACTTCGACGGCCAATGACAAAATCGACGAAGGTTCGCTAGGCTGCCGCGACTGTCGCGCAGAATACCCTGTCCTTGGTGGTATTCCCCGATTCGTGCCGGACCCCGCCTATGCCCGCTCCTTCAGCTTCGAGTGGAGGCAATGGCGGCGCACACAGTTTGATACGGCCGCACGCAATGATTCGCTCGCGACCTTCACCGCTTCAACGGGCTATAGCCCCGCAGATTTAGCAGGCAAGACGGTGCTGGAAGCAGGGTGCGGGGCCGGTCGCTATATGGACCTGCTGGCGCGCGCAGGCGCCCAGGTCATCGGTATTGATATGAGCCAGGCTATTGAAGTCGCACAGGAGAATCTAGGCCATCTTCCCAATTGCCACTTCGTGCAAGGCGACCTCATGCGGCCGCCATTCCGGATGAGAGCATTTGATTTCGTCTACAGCATTGGAGTGCTTCACCACACGCCCAGCACACGGAAAGCTTTCAGCGGCCTCGTCCCGCTGCTGAAAGACGGCGGAGAAATCTCCGTGTGGGTTTATCCCCTTCGCCGCCTTTCAGAAACCTTCAGGCGATTCCCGGACCGCGTCAATCAAGTCCTCTCAGTCGATTCGAACTTTACCATCCCCACCTCACGGCAGGCCACAGTTAAACGGTTCGCGGGAACCATTGACTGGCTGATGGAGGCTTCCAACCGTTTTCAGCGTGCCTTCACCACGCGCCTCCCTGCACGCCTGCTTTTCGTGCTCTGTCACGCGGCTATCCCTCTCTATTACCTGTACCGGTTGCCGCTGTTCTATCCCCTGCGGCTGGTGACCAAAATTGCCATGCATCCTGATCCGGAATGGAGAGTTCTCGACACTTTTGATTGGTACTCACCACGATACCAGTGGAAACATACCTTCAGCGAACTCGAGGAGTGGTTTCGCGAAGCGGGGCTCACGCAGATAACCATTATGCCGCGCCCCGTTGCCGTCCGCGGTCGGCGGCCGGATATCCCGTAA
- a CDS encoding HlyC/CorC family transporter — translation MQCREPAMSLFLQGVLILALIAVNAFFVATEYALLSVRRSRLQQLVRMGSSRAVLVQKILAYPSRLFSALQLGVTAASLLLGWLGEELLAGDIRGLMEGRVNHLIGPLSHGLATLLAFALITGLLMVLGELAPKTIGYERAERVALIFALPLTVFMRVVRVPVLVMDRLASGVTRAVGVTASAGHGDMHSLEEVELIVSGVRKRGLLGEEQEEMVHSIFDLHRALVREIMVPRNQITSLPFSKDLRFLLESIVHDQHSRIPIYEGSPDHIIGILYARDLLGVTLDRLSHHILLDDPLDLLSLLHPPMIVPETMPLIKLLDEARRRRAHLALVVDEFGTFVGLVTIEDVLEQIVGEIQDEYDREEASIKKLGEDVLVVDAAINLRDLADDYEIVLPRGEGYETLAGFVLDCLGKIPKGGESFAYDGRIYTVVDMEGLRVSKVKIERLGTRGDRPRVAPLRPKGTSA, via the coding sequence ATGCAGTGCAGGGAACCTGCCATGAGCTTGTTTTTACAAGGGGTACTGATCCTGGCCCTGATTGCGGTGAACGCTTTCTTTGTGGCCACTGAATATGCGCTGCTGAGCGTCCGTCGCAGCCGCTTGCAGCAACTTGTGCGGATGGGGAGCTCGCGCGCCGTGCTGGTTCAGAAAATTCTGGCCTATCCCAGCCGCCTTTTCTCCGCCCTGCAACTCGGTGTGACCGCTGCAAGCCTGCTGCTGGGTTGGCTGGGGGAGGAGTTGCTGGCGGGTGACATCCGCGGGTTGATGGAGGGGCGGGTCAATCATCTTATCGGTCCACTATCGCACGGGCTCGCCACGCTGCTTGCATTCGCGCTGATCACGGGCCTGCTGATGGTCCTTGGAGAGCTCGCCCCGAAGACAATCGGCTACGAACGCGCAGAAAGGGTGGCACTGATCTTTGCGCTGCCGCTCACCGTGTTCATGCGCGTGGTGCGTGTCCCCGTGCTGGTGATGGACCGTCTGGCAAGCGGCGTGACGCGGGCGGTTGGGGTTACGGCGTCGGCAGGGCACGGCGACATGCACAGCCTGGAGGAAGTGGAACTGATTGTTTCGGGAGTACGCAAGCGCGGGCTGCTAGGTGAGGAACAGGAGGAGATGGTCCACAGCATCTTCGATCTGCACCGCGCTTTGGTGCGCGAAATCATGGTGCCGAGGAATCAGATTACTTCGTTGCCTTTCAGCAAGGACCTCCGGTTCCTTCTGGAGAGCATTGTCCACGACCAGCATTCTCGCATCCCCATCTATGAGGGCTCTCCGGACCACATCATTGGAATTCTTTATGCGCGTGATCTGCTGGGCGTGACGCTCGACCGGCTCAGCCATCATATTCTGCTCGACGATCCGCTGGACCTGTTGTCGTTGCTGCATCCGCCGATGATCGTTCCGGAAACCATGCCCCTGATAAAGCTGCTGGATGAGGCCCGCCGGCGCCGTGCGCACCTGGCGCTGGTGGTCGATGAATTCGGCACGTTTGTCGGGCTGGTGACCATTGAAGACGTCCTGGAGCAGATCGTGGGCGAAATCCAGGACGAGTATGACCGCGAGGAGGCGTCTATCAAGAAGCTGGGCGAGGATGTTCTGGTGGTGGATGCGGCGATCAATTTGCGCGATCTTGCCGACGATTATGAAATCGTGCTGCCACGAGGTGAAGGCTATGAGACGCTGGCCGGCTTTGTCCTCGACTGCCTGGGTAAAATCCCCAAGGGAGGTGAGAGTTTTGCCTATGATGGCCGCATTTATACCGTTGTGGATATGGAGGGTCTGCGCGTTTCAAAGGTGAAGATTGAAAGGCTTGGCACCCGGGGCGACCGCCCCAGGGTGGCTCCACTGCGGCCTAAGGGGACTTCAGCCTGA
- a CDS encoding universal stress protein: protein MYNKILVTLDTSPTDRAIIEHIKALAGIMHSRVALLHVADGWAARMYGPDAVSPEVAQDKSYLGRVRAEFEAEGIPAEAALAYGDPANEIVKWVQQEGCDLVAMSTHGHRFVKDLFLGTTAPRVQHRISVPVLLLRAK from the coding sequence ATGTACAACAAGATTCTCGTAACGCTGGACACAAGTCCCACTGACCGCGCCATCATCGAGCACATAAAAGCTCTGGCAGGAATTATGCACAGCCGCGTCGCGCTTCTGCACGTTGCCGACGGCTGGGCCGCGCGCATGTACGGACCCGACGCCGTCAGCCCCGAAGTTGCGCAAGACAAGTCGTATCTGGGAAGAGTCCGGGCTGAGTTCGAGGCGGAAGGAATTCCAGCCGAGGCCGCGCTCGCCTACGGTGATCCAGCCAACGAAATCGTCAAGTGGGTCCAGCAGGAGGGCTGCGACCTCGTAGCTATGAGCACCCATGGACACCGGTTTGTCAAAGACCTTTTCCTGGGGACCACAGCGCCGCGGGTGCAGCATAGGATCAGCGTTCCGGTCCTCTTGCTCCGCGCCAAATAG